A region of Fimbriimonadia bacterium DNA encodes the following proteins:
- a CDS encoding response regulator has translation MALKILVCDDERHIVRLIQVNLERQGWEVVTAYDGKEGLEKIKSVHPDLVVLDVMMPYMDGFEVLKTLRREPEFQELPVIMLTAKAQDKDVFEGYHYGADMYLTKPFNPMELVTFVKRIIGGDASGGPKRYDLD, from the coding sequence ATGGCGCTAAAGATTCTGGTTTGCGACGATGAGCGGCACATTGTGCGTCTCATCCAGGTGAATCTGGAGCGCCAGGGGTGGGAGGTCGTCACCGCGTACGACGGTAAAGAGGGTCTGGAGAAGATCAAATCGGTTCATCCGGACCTCGTCGTGCTGGACGTCATGATGCCGTATATGGACGGTTTCGAGGTCCTAAAGACCTTGCGGCGCGAGCCGGAGTTCCAGGAACTTCCGGTAATCATGCTCACGGCGAAAGCGCAGGACAAGGACGTGTTCGAGGGTTATCACTATGGTGCAGACATGTACCTGACGAAGCCGTTCAACCCGATGGAACTGGTCACGTTCGTGAAGCGCATCATCGGCGGCGATGCAAGCGGGGGGCCCAAGAGGTACGACCTCGACTAG